In Sphingomonas sp. Leaf357, a single genomic region encodes these proteins:
- a CDS encoding DUF389 domain-containing protein, protein MATTGVDHDGVLRQIAEESGWSGRYAFLIVISAAISLLGLLMPSVAVLIGAMLLSPLMMPIIGLGFGIATLDFPEIRRAATALISGATIAVALSVVLILLSPVQTITSEIAGRTQPTLFDLLVALLSAIAGGYALIRGRGGTVVGVAIAIALMPPLVVVGFGIATWNWVVFSGALLLFLTNAVTIALTAALVARCYGFGSHLSPHHTGWQLILFAVAIGILSIPLGAGLRRIAFEAVAQRQVRDALNADFPTGARLSQFEIDHGANPVRVRAVMLTPRIEPGADRKLAEDLRQRLSRPVDVHVDQVRLSPETGIVEAAQIARAGNSDGLRAARESDRALADVALIAGVPVSSVQLDAAERTLRAPAAPLTGLGLAGYRDLERRADAAVADWHVILDPPNDVVLPEVAITSGVIDDQALGLAGWASARLARTLDVLGGSMAQRRAVARAIVERGGRATPGRAGGRLRLIWSSDTKPSALRSNQSRP, encoded by the coding sequence ATGGCAACAACAGGCGTCGATCACGACGGGGTCCTGCGGCAGATCGCCGAGGAATCGGGCTGGTCGGGCCGGTATGCCTTCCTGATCGTCATCTCGGCGGCGATCTCGCTGCTCGGGCTGCTGATGCCGTCGGTCGCGGTGCTGATCGGCGCGATGCTGCTTTCTCCGCTGATGATGCCGATCATAGGGCTGGGCTTTGGCATCGCCACGCTCGACTTCCCGGAGATACGCCGCGCGGCAACGGCGTTGATCTCGGGCGCGACGATCGCGGTGGCGCTATCGGTCGTGCTGATCCTGCTGTCGCCAGTGCAGACGATCACAAGCGAAATCGCCGGACGAACGCAGCCGACGCTGTTCGACCTGCTCGTCGCGCTGCTCTCGGCGATTGCTGGAGGCTATGCGCTGATCCGCGGACGAGGGGGTACGGTCGTTGGCGTGGCGATCGCGATCGCGTTGATGCCGCCGCTGGTCGTCGTCGGGTTCGGCATCGCGACCTGGAACTGGGTGGTGTTCTCGGGTGCGCTGCTACTGTTCCTGACCAATGCCGTCACCATTGCGCTGACGGCAGCACTCGTGGCGCGCTGTTACGGCTTCGGCAGTCATCTTTCACCCCACCATACCGGCTGGCAGCTCATTCTCTTCGCGGTCGCGATCGGGATCCTGTCCATCCCGCTCGGTGCCGGTTTGCGCCGGATCGCCTTCGAAGCGGTCGCACAGCGACAGGTCCGCGATGCGCTCAATGCGGATTTCCCGACAGGAGCGCGGCTGAGCCAGTTCGAAATCGATCATGGAGCGAACCCCGTACGGGTCCGCGCGGTCATGCTGACGCCACGGATCGAACCGGGCGCGGATCGCAAGCTGGCAGAAGACCTTCGCCAACGGCTCTCCCGGCCGGTCGATGTCCATGTTGATCAGGTGCGTCTGTCCCCCGAAACCGGCATCGTCGAGGCGGCGCAGATCGCGCGGGCGGGCAACAGCGATGGGTTGCGTGCCGCGCGCGAGAGCGATCGTGCCCTGGCGGACGTCGCGCTGATCGCAGGCGTTCCGGTATCGTCAGTGCAACTGGATGCCGCCGAGCGAACGCTCCGCGCTCCCGCCGCGCCGCTGACTGGTCTGGGTCTCGCTGGCTACCGCGACCTCGAACGTCGCGCCGACGCTGCGGTCGCCGACTGGCATGTCATTCTCGATCCGCCGAACGATGTCGTCTTGCCGGAGGTGGCGATCACGTCGGGCGTGATCGACGATCAGGCGCTCGGCCTGGCCGGCTGGGCATCAGCGAGGCTTGCCCGTACGCTCGATGTCCTTGGCGGGAGCATGGCGCAACGCAGGGCGGTCGCGCGAGCCATTGTCGAGCGGGGCGGTCGGGCGACACCCGGCCGCGCCGGCGGTCGCCTGCGCCTGATATGGTCGAGCGACACCAAGCCGTCGGCGTTGAGATCCAATCAGAGCAGGCCATAA